The following proteins are co-located in the Acidimicrobiales bacterium genome:
- a CDS encoding NAD(P)/FAD-dependent oxidoreductase, whose product MTTESADVVVVGMGPGGEALAGELAEAGLDVVGIDRELVGGECPYWGCVPSKMMVRAADALAEAWRVAGLAGDVTVKPDWTLVAQRIRDDATDDWDDTAAVERFEGKGGRFVRGQGRIVGPGRVAVRPVELRRGPGSSDGREESVRPEGDGEEQVIEARHALVVATGTRPVVPPVPGLKQVPYWTNRQAIEAAEPPASLVVLGGGAIGVELAQVYARFGVAVTVVESAERLVDHEEPEAGDLLAEVFDREGIAVHTSVKATSVQGSTTSVALELADGRTVEAEKLLVATGRRSDLAAIGVGALGLDEGARALEVDENLRVTGADEVWAVGDVTGRGAFTHVAMYQARIAAADILGHGHAPAEYHALPRVTFTDPEVGAVGLTESQAREQGIDVRTGLVPLPEVARGWIHKAGNDGFIKVVADADRGVLVGATTVGPSGGEVLGLLALAVHARVPVDVLRRMIYAYPTFHRGIDDALRQLPS is encoded by the coding sequence ATGACCACCGAGAGCGCCGACGTCGTCGTCGTCGGCATGGGACCGGGCGGCGAGGCCCTGGCCGGCGAGCTGGCCGAGGCAGGGCTCGACGTCGTCGGCATCGACCGGGAGCTCGTCGGCGGCGAGTGCCCGTACTGGGGCTGCGTGCCGTCGAAGATGATGGTGCGGGCCGCCGACGCGCTGGCCGAGGCGTGGCGGGTGGCGGGCCTGGCGGGCGACGTCACGGTGAAGCCCGACTGGACGCTCGTGGCCCAGCGCATCCGCGACGACGCCACCGACGACTGGGACGACACCGCGGCGGTCGAGCGCTTCGAGGGCAAGGGCGGCCGGTTCGTCCGCGGCCAGGGCCGCATCGTCGGCCCCGGCCGGGTGGCGGTGCGACCGGTCGAGCTCCGCCGGGGTCCCGGCAGCAGCGACGGCCGGGAGGAGTCGGTCCGGCCCGAGGGCGACGGCGAGGAGCAGGTGATCGAGGCCCGGCACGCCCTCGTCGTGGCGACCGGGACGCGGCCGGTGGTGCCGCCCGTCCCCGGCCTCAAGCAGGTGCCCTACTGGACGAACCGGCAGGCCATCGAGGCGGCGGAGCCGCCGGCGTCGCTGGTGGTGCTGGGCGGCGGGGCGATCGGGGTGGAGCTGGCCCAGGTGTACGCCCGCTTCGGCGTGGCGGTCACGGTGGTCGAGTCGGCGGAGCGGCTGGTCGACCACGAGGAGCCCGAGGCCGGCGACCTCCTGGCCGAGGTGTTCGACCGGGAGGGCATCGCCGTCCACACGTCGGTGAAGGCCACGTCGGTGCAGGGCAGCACGACGTCGGTGGCGTTGGAACTGGCCGACGGCCGCACCGTCGAGGCCGAGAAGCTGCTGGTGGCCACCGGCCGCCGCTCCGACCTGGCGGCGATCGGTGTCGGGGCGCTGGGTCTCGACGAGGGCGCCCGGGCCCTGGAGGTCGACGAGAACCTGCGGGTCACCGGCGCCGACGAGGTCTGGGCGGTGGGCGACGTCACCGGCCGGGGCGCCTTCACCCACGTGGCCATGTACCAGGCCCGCATCGCCGCCGCCGACATCCTGGGCCACGGCCACGCCCCCGCCGAGTACCACGCCCTACCCCGGGTCACGTTCACCGATCCCGAGGTCGGTGCCGTCGGCCTGACCGAGTCGCAGGCCCGGGAGCAGGGCATCGACGTGCGGACCGGCCTGGTGCCGCTGCCCGAGGTGGCGCGGGGCTGGATCCACAAGGCCGGCAACGACGGGTTCATCAAGGTGGTGGCCGACGCCGACCGGGGCGTGCTGGTCGGGGCCACCACCGTCGGGCCGAGCGGCGGCGAGGTGCTGGGCCTCCTGGCGCTGGCGGTGCACGCCCGGGTGCCGGTCGACGTGCTCCGGCGGATGATCTACGCCTACCCGACGTTCCACCGCGGGATCGACGACGCGCTCCGCCAACTGCCCTCCTGA